From a region of the Paenibacillus sp. FSL R10-2734 genome:
- a CDS encoding YitT family protein: MLNMRSLRYLIILIGSLLVATGTNFFLVPYKILDGGIIGIALIINYLFDAKIGLAVLICSLPIFILAWLKERDIFYNSVLGLLTSSFLIELLGPVQYYFLYYFEFGSISSAIIGGFLMGTGLGIMLRFKASTGGTDLLAQFIKRYVPLNLGVIIFLTDFMIIGAGGILISKETFFHSILTIISGGVATGLCTLETQDKWK; the protein is encoded by the coding sequence ATGTTAAATATGCGGTCATTAAGATACCTTATCATTCTTATAGGAAGCTTACTTGTTGCTACGGGAACTAATTTTTTTCTCGTACCTTATAAAATCCTGGATGGGGGAATAATAGGGATAGCCCTCATTATCAATTATTTATTCGACGCTAAAATTGGCTTGGCCGTCCTGATCTGTAGTCTCCCCATATTCATCTTAGCCTGGTTAAAGGAACGCGATATTTTCTACAACAGTGTACTCGGTCTATTGACCTCCTCTTTTCTGATTGAGCTTCTCGGTCCGGTTCAATACTACTTCCTGTATTATTTCGAATTTGGCTCCATTTCTAGCGCCATAATTGGCGGTTTTTTGATGGGAACGGGTCTTGGGATTATGTTGCGCTTTAAAGCAAGTACAGGTGGAACCGATCTGCTTGCTCAATTTATAAAAAGGTATGTTCCGTTGAACCTTGGAGTCATCATTTTTTTGACTGACTTTATGATTATCGGTGCTGGGGGAATCCTCATTTCCAAAGAAACCTTCTTCCACTCCATCCTCACGATTATCTCCGGGGGCGTGGCTACGGGTCTGTGCACCCTCGAGACTCAAGATAAATGGAAATAA
- a CDS encoding DNA polymerase IV has translation MNKERVIMLSDCQSFYASVEKASNPQYSNKPLIVAGDPARRSGIVLAACPIAKSFGITTAETLKEALAKCPEVIVVRPHMQQYIDVSSQITDILRKFSDQVEPYSIDEQFIDVSGSLSLFGSPREIATAIQDLIRRNTGVRARIGIGYSKVTAKMACDLWAKKNKDGIFTLTHEKLPNALWRLPISELFMVGRRMSAHFQSMGITTIGHLAQMPLSELKWRMREKFHKKCNIDAELYWRIANGIDDSPVSPSTYEVAPKSVGHQMTLPRDYYKLQDIKTIILELSELVCRRCRKLKVHGAVVTIGCQGASFDDPTGFSRQTTMSDPTNATLLVYEAALTLFKLHWDGQPVRRIHLSLSNLSDESQYQLTLFESRPRYRELERATDALKNKYGETIIGRAASFTDAGQLKDRSRKIGGHYK, from the coding sequence ATGAACAAAGAGCGTGTCATTATGCTATCTGATTGCCAAAGCTTCTATGCCTCCGTGGAGAAAGCCTCTAATCCGCAGTATAGCAACAAGCCGCTGATCGTAGCTGGAGACCCGGCTAGACGGAGCGGTATTGTGCTGGCTGCCTGCCCTATAGCCAAATCTTTTGGCATTACTACCGCCGAGACGTTGAAGGAAGCGCTGGCAAAATGCCCCGAAGTCATCGTGGTCAGACCGCACATGCAGCAATATATCGATGTCTCCTCCCAAATCACAGATATTCTACGCAAGTTTAGCGATCAGGTAGAGCCCTATTCTATCGATGAACAGTTTATTGATGTCAGCGGTAGTCTCAGCTTATTCGGCAGTCCGAGGGAGATTGCTACCGCCATTCAGGATTTAATTCGTAGAAACACAGGTGTGCGTGCGCGCATCGGCATTGGATATTCCAAGGTTACCGCCAAAATGGCCTGTGACCTATGGGCCAAGAAGAACAAGGATGGTATATTCACCCTCACTCACGAGAAGCTTCCGAATGCACTCTGGCGCCTCCCCATTAGCGAGCTGTTCATGGTAGGTCGCCGTATGTCCGCCCACTTCCAGAGCATGGGCATCACGACGATTGGCCATTTGGCGCAAATGCCGCTAAGCGAGCTGAAATGGCGCATGCGGGAGAAATTCCACAAAAAATGTAACATTGACGCCGAGCTATATTGGCGGATAGCCAACGGTATTGATGACAGCCCCGTAAGCCCAAGCACCTACGAAGTCGCACCGAAAAGTGTCGGGCACCAAATGACGCTGCCACGGGATTACTATAAGCTGCAAGATATTAAGACCATCATTCTTGAGCTGTCTGAGCTTGTATGTAGACGTTGCCGCAAACTGAAAGTGCATGGTGCCGTCGTAACTATCGGCTGCCAAGGTGCCAGCTTTGATGACCCCACAGGCTTCTCAAGACAGACTACGATGAGTGATCCTACGAATGCGACCCTGCTGGTTTATGAGGCCGCTCTCACTCTCTTCAAGCTGCACTGGGATGGTCAGCCTGTGCGTAGAATTCACTTAAGCTTGTCCAATCTATCTGACGAAAGCCAGTACCAGCTAACGCTATTTGAGTCTCGCCCTCGCTATCGTGAACTCGAACGGGCTACCGATGCGCTCAAGAATAAATACGGGGAGACGATCATTGGGAGGGCAGCTTCTTTCACAGATGCCGGGCAGCTTAAGGACAGATCTAGAAAAATCGGCGGACACTATAAATGA